DNA from Solirubrobacterales bacterium:
CGATTCGTGAAACGGGCCGAGGGCCTCGAGCTGGCGGTCGCCAACGCCGGCATCGCCCACTACGGGCCGTTCGTCGACGCCGAGATCGAGCGAGCGGAAGAGATGGTCCAGATCAACGTGCTGGGCACGATCTACACGGCGGCCGCGACGCTCCCTCACATGCTCGACAGGGCTCGCGGCCACCTGGTGATCCTCTCCTCGGGAGCCGGGATTCGGGCCTTTCCCGCGGCCGCCGTCTACGGCGCCACCAAGGCGGCCGACCGTGGCTTCGCGGAGGCGCTGCGGCATGAGCTCTCGGGCACCGGGGTCTCGGTGACCACAGTCTTTCCGGGCGAGATCGAGACGGGCCTCCACGCACACGAACGCCACCTGCTCCCTGACTGGCGGGAAAATGAGAGTGAGCTTCCGCCGCAGCGGGTCGCCGAGGCGATCGTCGAGGCCGTGGAGGAGGACCGGCGGTCCGTCTACGTGCCCGGGCTGGTCCGGCTGCTGGGGCTGAACGGGCTCGCCCCGAGGCTCACGGACGGGGTGCTGCGCCGCATCCGCGGCGCGACAGCGGCTCCTCGGCGCGATTAGCGGCGCTCGGCCAGGGTGGAGACCACCGCCTCGTAGAAGCCGTCGCCGTTGCTGCCCTCGGTGACGGTGACGTTGGGGCGGCCTCCTATCCCCTCGCGCAAGCCGGGGTCGCGCGCCGGCCCATTCGCCACCACGAAGAAGCGCCCCACGGCGTCGGCGACGTCCAGGTCCTCGAGCGAGTCGCCGATTCCGATGCAGTCACCCGGCGCATAGCCGCGGGCGCGTGCGTGGAACGCAACCGCCTTCGCCTTGCTGGCCCCGCCGGGAACGAGGTGGTACGCGTGAGCCGGTCCGTCAAGGCCCGGCATCGGCGTCGTGATCGCCCCGTTGTCGAGGAAGCGAAGGTCCTCGTGCCCGTGCTGCGCGAGCAGCGCGTTCGCCTCGGCGACGTCGACGCTGCCGCGGAACAGGTGCGACAGCACGCGATCGACGTGCCAGGGGCCGTGCCACTCGAGCCTGTCGGGAAATTGGTCGAACAGCAGGTCCGGGATTCCCGCGGCGAGGAGGCGCTCCGCCGGCGTCCCGTCATCGTCCGGCACCCAGCCCCCGGTCAGGAGCGTGCGCTCCCCGTCGATCACGAGGCCGCACCCGGCCTCGTATATGTACGAGGATTGGCCGATCAGATGGGCGTCGGCCATCACCTGGGCCTCGCGGCGCCCCGACATGATCACGACCTCAACGCCGGCGCGGTGGCAAGCCTCAAGCGCACGCGCCTGCTTGAGGGAGAAGTTGCCGTCGGCGTCGCTGAACAGCGAGCCGTGGAGCCCGAGCAGGGTGCCGTCCAGGTCGGTGTAGACGCAGCGCAGAGGCACGGCCGGGCAACGGTATAGGGCGCCGGCCGCGCTACGTTAGGCGGCGGATGACCCGCTGGCGCCTCGCCGATCGACTGCTCACGTTCCCGCCCTCCCTGGCTGTCGGGATCGTCAATGTCACCTCCGATTCGTTCTTCGAGGGCGCGCGCAGCGAGACGCCCGAACGCGCCGTGGAGGACGGGATGGCGCTGGTCGAGGCGGGCTTCGATTTGCTGGACGTGGGCGCCGTGGCGGCCCGCAGCGGGCCGCCGGTCTCGGCGGACGATGAGGCGGCGCGGCTCGTCCCCGCGGTCGAGGAGCTCGCTGGCCGGGCCGGTGTGCCGGTGACCGCCGACACCTTTCAGCCCGAGGTCGCGCGCCGGGCGCTCGACGCCGGCGCCGCGGCGATAAACGACATCTCCGGTGGCGCCGATCCCGGAATGCTCGACCTGGTGGCCGAGAGCGGCTGCGGCTATGTGCTCATGCACATCGAGGGCCCACCCCGCGCCGACCGCGAGCCGGCCGGTCATCGGGACCCGGCCGCCCATCTGCAGCGGTGGTTCCGGGAGCGGATTGAGACGGCGCTGGAGCACGGAGTTGCGGCGGAGCAGATCGCGCTCGATCCGGGGCTCGACTTCGACCTCTCGGTGGACGATGACCTCGAGATCCTGCGCCGCCTGGGCGAGCTGCGCGACCTCGGCCATCCGCTGTTCGTCGCGCTGTCGCGGAAGGACTTCCTCGGAGCGGTGCTGGCGGGATCCTGGGAGGACCGGGCTGCCGCCACCGAACGGGAGTGGGCGACCGCGGCCGCGACGGCGCTGGCCGTCGCCGAGGGGGCCGAAATGGTGCGGCTCCACGACCGAAGCGCGCTCGACGCGCTGCACACAGCCGCGGCGATCAGCGGCCGCCGAGAGCCTCGGCAACCCTCCGGCGCTGCGAATGGCTAGTCGCGTGAGCACGAGCCCCGGCGACCTCGCCGCCTCGGTGGGCTGGGAGCACGCGATCGAGCCGGGGCGCGCAGACGGTCGCCTGGTTGCCGAGAGCCTCGAGGCACCGCAAGCGGCCGAGCGTGTCGGCCTCCCCGCCACCTTGGCTCCCGAGCTGCAGGCCGCCCTGCCGGCGATCGGCATCCAGGCGCTCTACTCGCACCAGCTCGAGGCCCTGGAGGCAGCAGCCCAGGGGAATGCGGTGGTTACCAGCGGCACGGCGTCGGGCAAATCGCTGTCCTTCAACCTGCCCGTCCTCGACCAGCTGGCCCGGGACGACGGCCACCGGGCCCTCTACCTCTACCCGACCAAGGCGCTCGCCCAGGACCAGGCACGAAAGCTGTCCGCCCTGGGACTGCAGTCGCTTCGCCACGCGATCTACGACGGCGACACGCCGCGCGAGGACCGGCCGCAGATCAAGCGTCGCGCGAACCTGATCCTCACCAATCCGGACATGCTCAACGTCGGCATCCTGCCCCACCACAAGAGCTGGGCCGACTTCCTCTCCAGGCTTGGCTGGGTGGTGGTCGACGAAGCCCACATGTACCGGGGGGTGTTCGGCTCGCATGTGGCCAACGTGCTTCGTCGGCTGCGCCGGATCGCCGCCCTCTACGGCGTCAGCCCGCGCTTCATCCTGGCCTCGGCCACGATCGCCAATCCCGTGGAGCTCGCGGAGCGGCTGGTCGGCGAGCCCTTCCGTCTGGTCGATTCGGATGGGGCTCCGCGAGCCGGGCGCCGGGTCGGGATCTGGAATCCGCCGGTCATCGACGCTCGCTCCATGACGCGGCGCTCGGTCCTCTCCGAGGCCGCCGAGTTGCTCGCCGACCTCGTGAGCGAGGGGGTGCGGACCATCTGCTTCCTGCGCAGCCGCCGGGGAATCGAGCTGATCCAGCGCTTTACGCGCGCCAGGCTCGAGGAGCTGGGCCGCCCGCATCTCGCCGAGCGGATCGCCCCCTACCGGGCCGGCTACACGCCCCAGCAGCGACGGGAGATCGAGGCCCGGCTGGCCGCCGGAGAGTTGCTTGCGGTGGTGGCCACCGACGCGCTCGAGCTGGGCATCGACATCGGCGAGCTCGACGCGGCGATCTGCGTCACCTTCCCCGGCACCGTCGCGAGCCTGCGGCAGATGTGGGGGAGGGCGGGCAGGCGCACCCAGGGCCTAGCGCTCTACGTTGCGGGCGAGGACGCGCTGGACCAGTTCTTCTGCCGCCACCCCGACGAGTTTCTGGGGCGCCCGGTGGAGGCGGCGATCCTGGACCACCAAAACGAGCGGATCCAGCTCGCGCACATGCTTGCCGCGGCCTATGAGCTGCCGCTCTCGGATGAGGACGCGAACGTGTTCGGCGAACGGTGGAGAGAGCGAGCCGACGCCCTGGTCGCGCTCGGCGAGCTTCGCCGGGGTCGCGAGGGACGCTACCTGCCGCGCGGACCGCGGTTCCCCGCCGGCGACATCTCGCTGCGCTCGGCATCGCCGGACTCGGTTGCGATCGTCGAGGCAAGCTCGGGCGAGCTCCTGGGAGCGGCCGAGGCGGAGCGGGCCTTCACCACTGTGCATCCCGGCGCGGTTTACCTGCATTTGGGGCGCTCCTACGAGGTGCGCGAGCTGGACATCGAGGCCAGGCGCGCGATCGTCGAGGGCTTCGAGGGCGACTGGTACACCCAGCCGAGGAAGGAGACGGAGGTGTTCATTGAGGAGATCGTCGCGAAGAGCGACGATCCCGTGGGAGGCGCCCCGGGCATCGAGCTGTTCTTCGGCGAGGTGTCGGTTACCGAGCAGGTGCTGGCCTTCCAGCGCAAACGGCTTTCCGATCATCAGGTGATCGATATGCAGGGGCTCGAGCTTCCGGAGACGAACTTCCCGACCCAGGCGCTGTGGTACGTGCTGGGCGATGAGCTTGTCGGCCCGGGGGCGCTTCCGCCCGAGGTTCTCCTGGGCGCGCTCCATGCCGCCGAGCACTGCCAGATCGCGGTCCTGCCGCTGCTCGCGATGTGCGACCGGTGGGACATCGGGGGCCTGTCGACCAACGTTCACTTCCAGACCGGCCGGCCGACGATCTTCATCTACGACGGCTATCCCGGAGGGGTGGGAATCGCCCGCCGCGGTTTTGACCGGTTCGAGCGGTTGGTCGCGGACGCCGCGAAGCTGATCGCCGAGTGCCCCTGCGCCGACGGCTGCCCGTCATGCGTCCAGAGTCCCAAGTGCGGCAACCTGAACGAGCCGCTGCACAAGCAGGGCGCGTTGGAGCTGATGACCTCGATGTTGCGCCCAGCTCCGGGCCGCGGGACAGATGGCTCGTAAGCGGCAGGTCGCAGTGATCGGCAAGGGGACTCCGGATGAGGAGCTCACGCCCGTGGCCGAGGAGGTGGGACGCCTGCTCGCCGAGGCCGGGGCCGTGGTCGTGTGTGGCGGGCTGACTGGGGTGATGGAGGGAGTAGCGCGGGGGGCCTCCGCCGCCGGTGGCACGGTGATCGGCATCGTGCCCTCGAGCTCCCGGGAGCAAGCCAATCCCTACTGCACCCACGTGGTCGCCACCGGGATCGGACAAGCGCGGAACCTCGCTGTGGTCTCCTCCGGCGACGCGGTGATCGCCATCGGCGGCGAATGGGGAACGCTGTCCGAGATCGCCTTCGCGCGCGAGCTCGGCCGCCCAGTGGTCGCGCTCTCGAGCTGGGAGGTCAGCCCCGGGGGCGTCATGGAGGGTGGCCCGGGGATCGAGGTGGCCTCGAACGCCGCCGCGGCGGTCGAGCTGGCCCTCGCGGGCGCAACCGAAACCGATTGACTTCGTCGCTAGCCTTAGCCGTCGCCGGCGAGGTAGCTCAGTTGGTAGAGCACACGACTGAAAATCGTGGTGTCGGCAGTTCGATTCTGCCCCTCGCCATCCCTTAGCCAAAGCGGTTTGCGGTGCCTGCGACGAGGGTGTTTAAGGGCTGACGGTGATTTCGGCCAGGGGCACGACACGCTCCTCCAGCTCGACCTCGAAGACACCTTCGATGGTGGCTGGGACGTTGAACTCGACGCTGCCACCGGCTTTGACGGGCTTCGGAATGTCGTAGCCGTGGAGGTGGACCTCGTCGGTGACGTCCGACCTGACCCGGAACCGGATGTTGTCTCCCTTCTTGAAGCTGAGCTCCTGGACGCCTCCCACCGGCTTCGCGTTACGAACAACGATCGTCGGAACACTTGGCTCGGAGCTGTCACCCCGGACCTGGTTGGGTGTTCCCTGGGCGGTCGTGTTCGTGGTGGTCGAGTCGCTGTCGGACCCGCTGTCTTTGAGCACGACGAACAGGACGACAGCTACCACGAGGGCCACCACGGCGAGCCCGATGCTCACCCGCCTCGACTGCATCAGGGCAACCTACTCGACCGACTTGATCGCGATCTGAAGCTGGCTCAGTGGCAGGATGCCGGAACCGACGACCTTCTTGCCTCCCGGTCCCTGGACCACGAACGTCGGGGTCGAGTTGATGCCGAGGGATTGGGTCTCGCTCTGGACCTTCGACAACGCTGCGTCCCATTTCGGACTCTGGCGGTCCTGGTTCCACTTGTCGAGATCAGGGACTCCTGCCCCTTTGGCGACGCTGGTGAGGAAGTCATCGGTGACATAGCCGGAGTTCTCGGTGCCCTGGTTCCGGTAGAAGAGCTCCACGAAGTTCCAGTAGCGGTCCTGCTCGCCTGCGGCCAGTGCCGCCTTCGCGGCGACGGCGGAATCCGGGCCGATGATCGTGTATTGGCGGAGGTCGTACGTCGCAGTGTTCTTGCGGACCACCTGCGAAATGAGGTCGGGTGCAGTCTCGGTCGAGAATGCTTGACAGACCGGACACTGAAGGTCGGCGTACTCGATCACGGTGACTTTCGCATTCGGATCCCCGAGGACCGTGCCGTGCTGGGGAATGCCACGAAGCTGTTGCTTGACCAGTGCGGCGTCCTCGGTGCCGCTTCCCGACGAGCCGCCGCCGGATTGGCTGATGATGACCAAGACGGCGACGGCGCAGACGGCCAGGAAGGCGGCAGCGCTTCCGTATTGGACCAGCCGCCGCCGCCGCTCCTTCGCTTGAGCTTCGGCCTCTTGGGCCAATCGCTGCTCGCGAAGGCGCTCCTTCTGTGCCTGTCGAGTCGCCATCAACTGAACCTAAAGCGCCAATCTAAAGCTGCTCTATCCGGCCTCATTTCGACCGACCGACGCGAGTTCCGCTCCAGCGTACGTGAAAGCTCGGGTCGCATTGACGGCCAGGAGAAGGGCCATCAGGACCGCGCTCGCCACGCACCAATGGCAGATGGCGTCGATGACAAAGAGTTCGAGGTAGGTGAGGTAGACGCTGAAGCCGAAGCCGATGGCAGCAAGCAGAAAGCCGCCGAACCGCCCGAGGTCGCCAGGGGTCAATGCTGCGGCCAGGATCAGCACATAGCCCAGGATCCCGAACACCGCCACGTTGATGCCCGCGAGGTGGGAGTAGTGACTCTTCGCCACCGTCGCGCAGCCATGTCCGCCGGCGAGGCACACGGGGGACCCGCCTCCGGCATCTGCGATCGCGATGTAGGTGGCCACCCCGATCCCGGCAAACGAGAGCGCTGCTGCGACGGTCCTCAGTACCCGCTCGCGAGGCACGAACGGACGGTAACGACTCGATGACTCCCGGAGGCGGGACTACCAGCGGCCGGTGAAGACGTCGGTGCCGAAGCTGCCCGGGTCGGGCGATGCCGCGTAGCCCAGGAGGGGAAGGCCGAACAGCTGCTCCAGCGTGCGCAGCGCGGAGAAGTGGTTGTAGTCGTGCGTGCTGACGGTTCCCGGCCGGATGAAAGGCGACAGGGCCACCGCGCCGACGCGCCCGCCCCCGCGGCCCGGCACCGGGCCGCCGTTGTTCGGAGTGTTCGGGAATTGCGCCTGATTGCAGCATGCGCTCGCATCGGGGGCGGAGCCCTCGGCCTCAGCCTCATCGAAGGTGATCAGGAGCAGGCCATCGCGCTTGAACGCGGGAGACCCGGTGATGCGCGGCACCCACTCTCGCAGCCAGGCGTTCGCGCTCACCAGACCGCCCGGCTCGCCGTTCGCGCACGGCTCGTCGTGGCCGTCGTGGCAGAGGTCGGGTGTGATGAAGCTCAAGCTCGGGGTCTTTTGCGCCTTCGAGAGATCGGCCGGGAGCCGGGTGAGCGGCACGACATGCTGCTCGCAGTAGTAGTTGTCGTCGATGATCGAATGGAAGTAGACGAACGGGTTGTGGCGCGCGGCGTACTGGTCTTCCTCGCTCGCGGTCTGCGTTTCGTCATGGGTGTTCAGGCCCGGGTGTCCGCACAGCCCGCTCTCGCGGGTTGGATCGTTCCCCATGTCCTCCATGTAGCCCATCCACTTCAGCCCGCGCGCGTTGAGCTGGTCGGCGATCGTCTTCACGTTCGGCGGAAAGACACAGCCGTTGCCGAGCGCCTGCCCGTCGGGGCCGATCAGCCCGCCCACAAACTCGGAGAAGATCTGGCAGTCGGCCTGGATCTGCGGATTCGAGCCCTGGCCGCTGACGAAGCCGGTGTAGTTGCCGAGGCTCAGGTGCGTGATGCCGTAGTACCCGGGGATGAACGCACCCCGGCTCGGCAACGTCTGCGAGAGATACGGGGCGGGCGAGCCGGGGCCGAACGTCACGTCCGCGTTCTCGTTCTCCAGGAAGACGACGAACGCGTGTCGGACGGGTGGCATGGAGGGGCGCGCAACCGCCTGGGCCGGCGCGGCCGAGGCGAGCGCAGTCACCGTGAGAGCCGCGATGAGAGCCAGCCGCTTCATCACGCGAGCGCCTTCTGGAGGGAGTCGGGCTCGCGGAAGATGTCCGTGGCCGCACCCGTGCCCGTCGGGATGCCGAACTGCTCGGCCAGGTCTTCGAGCGCGGCGAGATCGCTCGCGTGCGTTTGCTGGGAATCGAGGACATCGCCGCCGCCGAGCGTGCAGGGGGTCGAGACGATGCGATCCGGGTCGGGGAGATCGGGCCGCTCGAAGTTGGGCGTGGACCAGTTCATTGTCTGGCCGATGTTCTGGGCCTTCGCGTCGCGAGTCGTCAGGCTGCCCAGCCCGAACCGGTAGGTGATCAGCTTGATGATCGACTCGAACCCGCTCAGCTGGTGGCTGACCGCGCCGCGCTTGGCGAACGGGGAGACCACCACCCCCGGAATCCGGAAGCCCATCAACCCGAAATCGAGGTCCATGTTCGAGCTCTGGCGGGCGTCGGGAACGCTGGGGGGCCGCACGTGATCGAAGAACCCGCCCCACTCGTCGTACACGATGAACAGCGCACCCCGCTCCCAATTCGGTGACTCGATGAACGCGTGCACGATGTCCGACATGAAGGCCTGGCCCAGCCGCACGTCGCCCAAAGGGTGCTCGTCCGCCGAGATCCCATCGCCACCCCCGCCGTCGCGGAAGGGCGGGTCCACGAAGCTGATGCTCGGAAGGGTCCCCGCGGCGCAGTCGGCGTAGTAGTCGGCAACGGGTCGCGTCCAGGTGGCGCCACGCGCCCCCCACACGGCCGAGAACGGAAGGTCCGAGTTGTAATAGCGGGCCGTCGGCCCCCTGCCT
Protein-coding regions in this window:
- a CDS encoding SDR family NAD(P)-dependent oxidoreductase, which produces MRIEPGTRAIVTGASRGIGHALCLALASRGARLGLVARDKERLEEVVERLPASPAGPHLALVADVAKRGQLQRAVDRFVKRAEGLELAVANAGIAHYGPFVDAEIERAEEMVQINVLGTIYTAAATLPHMLDRARGHLVILSSGAGIRAFPAAAVYGATKAADRGFAEALRHELSGTGVSVTTVFPGEIETGLHAHERHLLPDWRENESELPPQRVAEAIVEAVEEDRRSVYVPGLVRLLGLNGLAPRLTDGVLRRIRGATAAPRRD
- a CDS encoding HAD hydrolase family protein encodes the protein MPLRCVYTDLDGTLLGLHGSLFSDADGNFSLKQARALEACHRAGVEVVIMSGRREAQVMADAHLIGQSSYIYEAGCGLVIDGERTLLTGGWVPDDDGTPAERLLAAGIPDLLFDQFPDRLEWHGPWHVDRVLSHLFRGSVDVAEANALLAQHGHEDLRFLDNGAITTPMPGLDGPAHAYHLVPGGASKAKAVAFHARARGYAPGDCIGIGDSLEDLDVADAVGRFFVVANGPARDPGLREGIGGRPNVTVTEGSNGDGFYEAVVSTLAERR
- the folP gene encoding dihydropteroate synthase, which codes for MTRWRLADRLLTFPPSLAVGIVNVTSDSFFEGARSETPERAVEDGMALVEAGFDLLDVGAVAARSGPPVSADDEAARLVPAVEELAGRAGVPVTADTFQPEVARRALDAGAAAINDISGGADPGMLDLVAESGCGYVLMHIEGPPRADREPAGHRDPAAHLQRWFRERIETALEHGVAAEQIALDPGLDFDLSVDDDLEILRRLGELRDLGHPLFVALSRKDFLGAVLAGSWEDRAAATEREWATAAATALAVAEGAEMVRLHDRSALDALHTAAAISGRREPRQPSGAANG
- a CDS encoding DEAD/DEAH box helicase, which codes for MSTSPGDLAASVGWEHAIEPGRADGRLVAESLEAPQAAERVGLPATLAPELQAALPAIGIQALYSHQLEALEAAAQGNAVVTSGTASGKSLSFNLPVLDQLARDDGHRALYLYPTKALAQDQARKLSALGLQSLRHAIYDGDTPREDRPQIKRRANLILTNPDMLNVGILPHHKSWADFLSRLGWVVVDEAHMYRGVFGSHVANVLRRLRRIAALYGVSPRFILASATIANPVELAERLVGEPFRLVDSDGAPRAGRRVGIWNPPVIDARSMTRRSVLSEAAELLADLVSEGVRTICFLRSRRGIELIQRFTRARLEELGRPHLAERIAPYRAGYTPQQRREIEARLAAGELLAVVATDALELGIDIGELDAAICVTFPGTVASLRQMWGRAGRRTQGLALYVAGEDALDQFFCRHPDEFLGRPVEAAILDHQNERIQLAHMLAAAYELPLSDEDANVFGERWRERADALVALGELRRGREGRYLPRGPRFPAGDISLRSASPDSVAIVEASSGELLGAAEAERAFTTVHPGAVYLHLGRSYEVRELDIEARRAIVEGFEGDWYTQPRKETEVFIEEIVAKSDDPVGGAPGIELFFGEVSVTEQVLAFQRKRLSDHQVIDMQGLELPETNFPTQALWYVLGDELVGPGALPPEVLLGALHAAEHCQIAVLPLLAMCDRWDIGGLSTNVHFQTGRPTIFIYDGYPGGVGIARRGFDRFERLVADAAKLIAECPCADGCPSCVQSPKCGNLNEPLHKQGALELMTSMLRPAPGRGTDGS
- a CDS encoding TIGR00725 family protein, with product MARKRQVAVIGKGTPDEELTPVAEEVGRLLAEAGAVVVCGGLTGVMEGVARGASAAGGTVIGIVPSSSREQANPYCTHVVATGIGQARNLAVVSSGDAVIAIGGEWGTLSEIAFARELGRPVVALSSWEVSPGGVMEGGPGIEVASNAAAAVELALAGATETD
- a CDS encoding thioredoxin domain-containing protein, whose amino-acid sequence is MATRQAQKERLREQRLAQEAEAQAKERRRRLVQYGSAAAFLAVCAVAVLVIISQSGGGSSGSGTEDAALVKQQLRGIPQHGTVLGDPNAKVTVIEYADLQCPVCQAFSTETAPDLISQVVRKNTATYDLRQYTIIGPDSAVAAKAALAAGEQDRYWNFVELFYRNQGTENSGYVTDDFLTSVAKGAGVPDLDKWNQDRQSPKWDAALSKVQSETQSLGINSTPTFVVQGPGGKKVVGSGILPLSQLQIAIKSVE
- a CDS encoding vitamin K epoxide reductase family protein; protein product: MPRERVLRTVAAALSFAGIGVATYIAIADAGGGSPVCLAGGHGCATVAKSHYSHLAGINVAVFGILGYVLILAAALTPGDLGRFGGFLLAAIGFGFSVYLTYLELFVIDAICHWCVASAVLMALLLAVNATRAFTYAGAELASVGRNEAG
- a CDS encoding alkaline phosphatase family protein, which encodes MKRLALIAALTVTALASAAPAQAVARPSMPPVRHAFVVFLENENADVTFGPGSPAPYLSQTLPSRGAFIPGYYGITHLSLGNYTGFVSGQGSNPQIQADCQIFSEFVGGLIGPDGQALGNGCVFPPNVKTIADQLNARGLKWMGYMEDMGNDPTRESGLCGHPGLNTHDETQTASEEDQYAARHNPFVYFHSIIDDNYYCEQHVVPLTRLPADLSKAQKTPSLSFITPDLCHDGHDEPCANGEPGGLVSANAWLREWVPRITGSPAFKRDGLLLITFDEAEAEGSAPDASACCNQAQFPNTPNNGGPVPGRGGGRVGAVALSPFIRPGTVSTHDYNHFSALRTLEQLFGLPLLGYAASPDPGSFGTDVFTGRW
- a CDS encoding alkaline phosphatase family protein, encoding MRRRLTGSELRLADASERALAEAPESGMRRREFLSRSAYAAGLGAAMASLPLDLLLGEVSKREALAAGMPSPQNMPIDHFVVLMMENRSFDHYFGWLPNADGVQQRSYPDPDNGGALVATRHASTLGNAEWQGCGHPDPDHSWSGGRNELGSSRTNPKREPDGFLAGDNDEFALCYYDEGDLGFIHAAGREFTVYDRFHCSLMASTWPNRYYMWSAQSGGKISNDPPAGTLGNQWETLFDRALKANAANVPGRGPTARYYNSDLPFSAVWGARGATWTRPVADYYADCAAGTLPSISFVDPPFRDGGGGDGISADEHPLGDVRLGQAFMSDIVHAFIESPNWERGALFIVYDEWGGFFDHVRPPSVPDARQSSNMDLDFGLMGFRIPGVVVSPFAKRGAVSHQLSGFESIIKLITYRFGLGSLTTRDAKAQNIGQTMNWSTPNFERPDLPDPDRIVSTPCTLGGGDVLDSQQTHASDLAALEDLAEQFGIPTGTGAATDIFREPDSLQKALA